The Vigna angularis cultivar LongXiaoDou No.4 chromosome 6, ASM1680809v1, whole genome shotgun sequence genome contains the following window.
GCAGTGGCCCCAGCTGCAGCACTGCTTCCACCATATGTCTTTGGCTGCAACAAGTTTGTCTCTATGACTATTTGATCACCTTGCTCTAACTTGTTAACTCCTGCCCTTGTCATAAAAAAGGGATTTGTATCAATATTAATAGCTATATCTGGTGCCCTCTTGGCATTAATTCCAAATTGTTCTTGATCATGTTGTTTTGCTTGCAAAGGCACACTCTTGTCAGCTTCTGTTGCAGCCCTTTCTTGATTTCCATTGCTGGATCTCTGATGATAATAGTACGCTGGGGGAACAGGTTGAGTAGGAAGCACAGAACCTCTGATAAACGACCTAGGATCATAAGAATCCTTGACAATGTTATCGTACTCGTATGGAACAACTGGCCCCACAACTTTACCAGGTTTTgctgaaaaataaatgaaatcatTAGGCCTTCTTTGTTCATTGTTTCAAAAGAGGGtttttgattttctaaaatatagtAACAAAAGGTGGCTCCTAGAAGATGATACTACATAAAAGGATGAGACAACATTCATCAGTTGTTTCCAAATTTTGGCTTTTATAAAATACTTGTTcggaaaacaaaattcaaaactaaaCAAACTTTGGATGAGAAAGTGATTGCTGAATAATGTGAAATTGTTCTGAAACACAAAAAGGTAAGAAGGGAATCAAACATGCctttaattattaatcaatgatcatgcacgAAAACTTAACAGACAACAATGATAACAACCCCATACCTAGTGGAATTCTTGGTGGTCCCTGCATTGACCTTGGCACTAGAATTATTGTTTCTCTGGAATTCCTGTTGCATTCCTCAGCAGTTGGTCGGTTTTTGCAGGCAGCAATGTTTGTTTGATCTTTTGGGTGTATTGTATTAGAATTTGAATGTACAATGGTTGACCTGGCAATAAGCCAAAAGCATGAGAATATGATCAAACATATTATGCTCTCCTTACAAACCAACATGAATCATACAAGTCATAAATAGTGCCTCCATTCCTAGCACGTTAATTTCATCGATCATGAGCAGAATCAAATTAGTTATTTGTATCATAGGACTTTCAGTCTTGTGATTACCATCTTATCATATGCATAATGTAATAAAAAGTAACCACTACAATTGGAATGCATCAAATGTCACAAGAAATCCAATGAGCAGCTGAGTTTATGAATCAAAAACATTACCTTGGAAGAGAAACATGCTTTCTTTCAAGTGGCATAACATGACCATTTTTACCATTTTCCTCCAGATGAGCAAACTGCTTTCTGAATTGATAGACAGCACTGTAAAAAATTGCAGCAAAAAAGTAAACTCAGATGAAAGCAACATTCGAAATTGACAATTCTCAAGAGGGCGAAAAAGATAACATGTTATAAACAGTTGAAAACCAATTACGAAAATAAAAACCTTGGATAAAGAAAATTGGTTCTCTCATTTCCATTCATGCAGTCTTTCAATAGCTGAGGGTGATACTCTAGAATCTCACGGAAAATCAGTTCTCGAATTTCTTCCTTTGTTACTCTTCgcctttcaaattcaaattccaTTTTTGTGATAGGATGGCAAGATGGCTCCTTCTCAACTTTTGCCAGCCCCTTAAAGTAAGGATCAGCCAATGCCTGAACACACAAAAGCATTTAAGAAACAGTTATCACAAatgtcaagataccacagtaTAGATTGTTATTCACTATGATTCATTATATCTTTTATTGTTCACACTATAAATAGCACATTTCAATGCACATAACATAAGAAGCAGAGCAGAATGTAACAAACCAACCTCTTCTGCCGTAGGCCGATCTTTTGGATCAAAAGCCAACAACCTTTCCAGCAGACGCAGTGCTAAAGGGTTTGCATTGGGAAACTTTTGAGAAAACGGCACAGGCTGCTTTCTCCTCATGCTAGTTAGGTATCTCCTTGCTTTCTCATTGCGTACCTGCATCCATCACAAAAAATGGTTATGATCGGTTTCAGCAACTTCTGGTGCATCCTAAGCTACACAACTAAAATGGTTCTTACagaattgaagaaaatatttaCCCGTGATATAGTATCATGTGAAGGTGTCCCAAGCAGATCTGTCATCAGGTCCAATTGGTGGACTACATTTTTCCCAGGAAAAAGTGGCTTTCCCATTAGCACTTCAGCAAAGATACAACCTATACTCCATATATCAATTGCTGGTGTATACTGCATCAAGATTTACTAAAAACTTAGACCTATCAAACACACAATAGCTTCACATTGAgtaaataatttatcatcaaCCACCAAAATGTTAGTTCAATGTATCACAGATTTTGCTTCATATTGCAGTCAATACTGAAGAGTTAGTTTGATGGCAgataaaaaataacagaaaacatatGTAACTTACAGAATAACAAAAAACAGATTGTCCTTCAATCCTAGGTCATGTGGTTAGTTAATGGATAGAAAAGGAGATAAAAGAATGAATGTTTGATGATGGTATGATAAGTCGACACTCAGTACATATACTTCGTCTCTCACTTTTTCAATGTCCACAGAAATCTGGAAAATCCATACCTTTGAGTAAAATGATCCACATAGCTCTGGAGCTCTATACCACCTTGTAGCAACATAATCCTATAGACAAATGCATTAAAATAACAACAAGAAGAAACATCAGTCTCTTCCCTCCAAAATAACagcaaaaatgaaaacaagaaaagccaaaataaattaaaatatatgaaggAAGCAAACGATGCAAATATTTAGAGAAAAATACCGTCCAAAATATAGTTGTTGGCGTGTCACTGAAGGCAACTCTAGCTAACCCAAAATCACAGATTTTAAGCTTACAGTTTGCATTTGCCAGTATATTCTTTGGTTTCAAATCTCGATGATAGACATTTGCTGCATTGTACAAGTTAAGAATCAGATACACAATATTGAAATCAATGCAAGCATACTCATTACGAAGTAGACAAATGTTAGACCCTCCCTTAACGAAGGTCTCACATTTTGACAAATACTAAAAGTGTACAATTTTAAGATGATTTAAGAGGGAACtgataataaaaaaggaaacaaaagcAACTGATAAAAATAATGTGCCCAATTCTGACATCTCCATTGGTGCGAATGCTGAAAAATTATTCAGTTTCAGATACAACTTCTGAAAGTAGAAGGCACATGTTATAGGCATTAGCCACACAATGTGCATTTACATATACAAGTAACGAAGACATAGCAATGTTTACCACTATGAATGTACTTCAATGCTCGAAGTAATTGATAAAGGAAAAACTGATAGTGTTCTTTTGTCAAGTCATCATTGGCTTTGATGACTTGATGAAGATCAGACTCCATGAGCTCAAAAACAACATAGATATCTTTGAAGTCCTTCCATGATGGAGGCAGCATAATGTGTTTTATTTCTACAATATCAGGATGTCGAAGAAGTCTGAGCAGCTTTATCTCACGGAGAATTCGAGCAGCATCAGATATATGCTCGAAGATGTCATGAATCTTCTTAATTGCCACTTTTTCTCCGGTGCGAGTGTCAATGGCTGAACAGACAACACCATAACTACCCTTCCCAATGACTTCTTGAATCCTGAACTGGTTGGCATCACCATATTCAGAGAAAAAGTCCATATCTGTAGCTTATTCCCCATTGCAAAATCCAGAAAGTTAGAATTCGAAAGTCTGAAAACATTAGCAAATCAAACTAAAGCAACAAAGTAAAAGCAAAAGCTTCAGTATagatagaaattaaaataaaaagcatgttTTCCTTCTTGCAGATAAATTAACAGacacaattgaaaaaaaattgctttagaTTTGGAGAATTCACATTAGGGAAATATCATAGTATCAAAAAGAGTTATAATCTCAACAACAGTCAGATTTTATCTCCAGGAAAATGACCATTTTTACACGCATTGGAGTAACACAGGCAAACtaacatacatatataatatattaaatacaaaaacatGAATTGCTTCCATCAATATTTTAGTATTGGAACTGGTAATTGGTGGCTCAAGGGGGATTGAACAAGTATtaggaaaattattttaataattaaaaatacacaaaaaatattaaaaaaatatacaatatcaTAATTTGTCGAtgctaaaaactaaaataaaacacaattttataggttcttaacatttaaaattacatataaaagtCTAAATAAACTATGTGTATCATGTTTAAATTGGcattttaataatatacctcaatatttattgataaaaataagtttatatatagACTACAAAAAACGACATCTTTATCCAATTCAAAATCAACTTCATATTTCAACTTGTACAAAATCAAATACATATTTGCATTGAAGCAAATcaacattttctattttctttcaattcaGCAGGAATGTACACACTGATTCCGCAAGAAGAGCATCAACACATAAAATACACATGCGTTACCAACTCCAAATCCCAACTCTTTATACAATCTATTACacctaattaattatttaaaataaattcaacccATTCCATAAAAGAAGGAAATGCAAGCATAGAGAAAATAGAATAAACCAGAAACCTaataaaacaagaacaaatagtAGACAAAATCTTATCCGATCAGGAAAAACTTGTAAGCATATAAAAAAGTGAATGCCACTAGGTATTGGCACAAACTTGAAAAGGCTCAACTCAACAAGtgtggaaagagaaaaataaaatatgatggGGTCAACAAAATAGCAATCTAATTCGTTAAAATGCAAGTACATTACATCAAACCCTCCGAAAAATGTTGGAAACTAGAAGATCTAGCGGTGCCAGCCAAATCATGTGTAAGAAACAttctagagagagagagagagagagagagagagagagagagaggaactAAATCATGGATGGACCCTAAGGAGAAATGCTATATTAAAAAATTCTCAGCACACACCATTCATTCACCAACACAACCATAGACTCATCACACTGAAAATTTGTCTATCTCAAACAACATTCAGATTAAACAAAAGCACCCAAATCCAATCTTTATTCCCCAATCCCAATTACACAATTACAAAGCCAATCAACACAAATACACACCACACAATAAAAACTCCACCTTTTTCCGGTGATCTTGCTGCATTTTCCCCTGACACCcaaaaattctccaaaacataCCTATAGAGTGAAGATCAAGCCCAAAACTGAACAAAACCAGGTCCCAAATTTACTTCCCTCAAAACTCAAATCTCTCACACCGTTTTCCTCACCCACATTTGCCCCACCTACCCCTGCTCATTATCACAAACCCACAACAATACCAGCTAATTCTCCCTTCCCCCAAACCCTTCTTCACCAAACATAGAACCCAATTGAGATCCCACATGCACCTTCCCTTTCCAAAACCACCCTCTAACATACACTCCACCCCACCAGCAAAAGCACTCTCATTTCCACACAAAAATCCACCTTTCAGCTACCCTCAACCAGAAAACCACAATTTGTTTCACCCCACAAAGCCAAACCAGAAGAACAACAACAGAAAGCAGGTGCCAAGATCGTTGAATGCATAAGATCTGCGTACACCgacaaagagagagaaaattgaaatttcttttAGAACTTTGAGGCTTAAATCTAGTTGATGCCTTTAGTATATCTTATCCATAACGTATATTGAGAGATACGTACCTGAATACACAAAAGTACGCATACGAGTGTgctattattgttaatttgttatataCAAAATAGAGGGTGCTTGTAAATGGGGGAAAGGAGGGAGGGTACTTTAGTAAATTTGTGTGGCACAGGGAAGATTCTCTCACACTAATATGAAATTGTTGGTACGTATCCCTCTGCGACTGACAGGTGGCATGTTGGGCGGACCCATGACACGTGGCGTGTTTCGATTGCTTTTTGGTTGTAGGTGGATGCCACGTGGCGGTGCTGAAATGTTAGAGGATTGGTTTTGCAGTGCTATTATTGTCTTATTTGCTTTGTATTTTTAAGTAGTGTGGAAGGATTAGGATGAAAATGTGGTGGCACTTCCCTTTGCATAAGTCAATCTTCaactatttttcttatttacttATTTGATTTATGTGATATATTCCAACTTGTAGTTGGAAATTCTCAcaagattattaaaataaatttattttaatggatTTTTCTTCATGAACAGATTAAATTAGTGACTATCTCattagtaaactttaaaatGAATCATAAATATGTTAACAAATGTCCACAATtatgttaacaaaaatattcttttatttcttatataaagaaataatgGTAAAGGTAatacttttcaaataaaagaaattagcGTAATTGTTTTATAGTTATTAAACAAAATGGGTAAAGGGGaaatttgaagaatttaaatTCGAGTCATCGTTCATTATGTAGGTAAGTAATTTAACTAagcatttttttcatttgtataaacttgtgtacaattttaaaaagaaattattaaatggAAGTTGAATATACTTAATGATAAATAATCTtacaaatattcatatattttatttttaatatactaaaaaaatattaattttggtataaaaactttatttacgttagttttatttaaaaatgtgaatgctaaatttataaagaaaaacaaaagtaaagaataaaaagtttttttaaatagtaattctctttttaaatttaaatgtgtatttaattactttaattgttaatttaatttaaataaaattaaagtttttatattaaatttattttttataatatattaatatttattctatGAAAccgattatttattttatattcaatatgCTAAAAACTTTAACtgcatttaattatatttttaaatttatgtgtaAGAGAATTAGTAAAAGTTTGTTTAGgaagtttataattaatatattaccATAAACTCTAAACGCTTATGAATTATTCATAATTATGGTCATagtcaaatttattaaattaaaatagaataaagggaagttattttagtttaaaaaataatataaaaaaagttaaatatatttttacttccttgactataactcaaaattaaaattggtcTCAgcttaaaaatttgattttgtttgattttttattttagaaagttttgaatttaatttttctaaaattagtaGTAAGTGTCTTTGATGTTGGTTGCAGTGATGACTTTTTTGGCTAAGGATTTTAAAACAGTGGATGGTGACTACATGTAGAGGTTAGTTGGAGGAATAACCAAAGATGGATTACGACTTCACTTAAGGAAGATAGTTGTGGTGTAGTCAAATATGTTTTCGGACGATGCTGCCTCCAACGACGACCATGTTGTTGGTAGTGTTAGAATATGTTCAGGTGTACAGGTGTTAAGCCAAAAATATTGTAAGAGTTGTTTCTTTCTAATAGTTGtttgtttttcatgtttttggttTCTGATGCACTGATCAGAGGTTACAACCCTATAAATAAAGGGTTATACTCTgcttttcattcaatttttttaatacagaTAACATTCAGTTTAAAATATGTTACCTTTTCTCCTCTCTTGTGCCTAATCCtttatggtatcaagagcataTGTTCGAAACCTGTGAGTGTTAGAGTGAGACAAACTAGTTTCCTAGTTTGTTCTTCAGGTTTCAAGAAGTGTATCCAGAGTAGTGTGAGAGTTCTTCAGAGTGTGAATCTTGAGGCCATCAAGAAGGGAGATATCTTGAGTCTTCAAGAAATGTGGAAGAAGAACGTCTGGAAGGATAGGAGTGCAAGAAGGAGATTACGGTGAAGTTATGGCTGGACTAGGAGGAATGATGTAAGGGTCTTATCCAGTCTTTGATGGGAAATGTTTTAATGAGTGGCATATCAAGATGAATGTCATTTTTGGCTTCCAGGATGTTGCGGATGTGGTGTTTGAAGGGTTGCCTGAATTAAGCACCAAGGCCTCtaatgaagaaaagagaaacttCAAGATTCAGCAAAAGCTTGATAATAAGGCTCGATTTATTCTCTTCAATATGTTGGACTGAGAGTGTTTCACAGAATTTCAAAGGCACAAACAGCAAAGGAGATATGGGAAATTTTGCTGAAAAGGTATGGAGATAGAGACCAAACCAAGAAAGTGAAGTTGTAGACATTAAGGAGGCAGTTTGAATGTCTAGCTATGGAGGAGAACGATATCGTTGCTGATTATTTTGATAAAGTGCAAGAACATGTGCGTGCAATGCGTGCGTGCAGGGATACAATCACGGATTAGTACATTGTTGATAAGATCCTAAGGACTTTGCCACTAAGGTTCGATCATATTGTAGTGGCAATAGAAGAGACGTGTGACTTAGAGAATATGGAGGTAGAAGAGCTGCAACATTCTCTAGAGGCTCATGAGAATAAATTGAATGAACATAGGCAATATCAAGATCAAGTCTTGCAAGTCAGATCCCAATTTAATGGAAAGTGAAAAGGGTTTAATAGGTTTGGCAAAAAAAAGCACAAGGAGGCTCAAGAACAGCAAGAGAAGGATTCAAATGACTCTGAGAATCGAATGAATCACAAGTCAGAGTATAATGGTGATCAAGAAAAGAGTTGGAAGTTTGACAAAAAGAAGGTTAGATGTTTTAATTGTCAAAAACTTGGACATTATGCAAAAGAATGCTGGAAGGGTGAAGGTGCAAAGAATAAACCCAAGAACCAAGCCAATCTTGCATAAGACATCACATTTAACTCAGAAGCAGTAATGTTGATGGCAAGAACAAGTGGAGATGAACTAGAGAAGGCATCATGGTACCTTGATTCAGGGTGTTCGACTCACATGACTAGAAGGAGAGATTGGTTTGTCATGATGAAGGAGGTTCTGAATAGCAAAATTAGATTTGCAGATGATAGGAGCTTGACTGTAGAGGGGTCTGGTTGGATTGTACTACGAGATGAAAATGGGAGAGAAGTAGTGATAGATGAAGTCTTGTTTATGCCAGGACTCAAACAAATCTACTGAGTTTGGGACAACTATTATAGAAAGGTTTAAGATACCCTAATTTCATGCGTCTCACATCAAGCCCAAAAACTAGGCCTATATCAGTTTAGGCTAAACTAGACTATTAGGCCCAAGCTTAAACTATGGCCCAAATACAATGCCTTAATATTAAAACCTATACTACTTGGCCCATTACACAAGGCCTAAAATATCCTATTTTGATATTTACAAAAGAATCCTAGACTAGGTTACCACATCTTCCTTAGCCTATATGAACACAAACTTTGGCCAACTTAACTCTAATGAAGCTCAATCCTCTTGGATCTTTCTTGCCATAGTGATAACTTCctagtttttcttctttttctgtgTTAAAACTCTTTTCTTGGActtctttagtttttaattatttataaatagaatatattaatttaaaaaggtATAAATAggcttttaataaaaataaggttaACTTTCTCTTTTTAGGCAAATAAATTTGgtctataaataattatattctttttccttttataaaaaattcataaacaaaataaaaatattttttgctaGAATAGGttatattttctcttaattGCATTTTAACCCTTTAATTCATTCTTTTTGCAGATTAAGCCTTGGACAATTGGGTCGTTTTTTGAATTGGACTGGTTATTTCTAATTTGGGTTGCACATGGTTAGCATGAAGCATTGGGCTAAAAGGTTAAAGAGTAGGTGAATTAGGCTCAAAGGTTAAAGAGCAGGTGCATTAGGCTGAATCTGTAAGCAGAGTAAGTTGGGCCTTGGTCCATTTGGGTTGTTTGAACTTCTAACAAGTCTCACATGTGTTTCGGACCACTGTGTTGGTTTGGGCTGTGATCAACAAGAAAGCATCGTTATGGTGAATCAGAGAGTGAGAAAAGGGGGTAATATTCGAGCTTCGCAAGAGAAGCTCCAAAAACTGGAAAATCACTCTCAAGCTAGGGTTTCCTAAGAGCAAAGCGAAGAACGAAAGAGGTAGAGAAACTCTATGGCTTGTGTGCTTCTAAACCAATACTCAATGACCCAAGGCACGAAAAACTTGTTAATACTTCGGCAAATGTatcgaatcgtttcaagtaataaaccgatAAGACCAGAtattgtttcccaagagacttgtGCAACAtcaaacaatcgtataatttgtTAACTAATcaagactaaagaatgattccattaATTGAGATTTAGGtgcaattaaaataaacataatgcTTCGATAGTAAAATGAACTTTTGTTGCTAAAACACTTCGAAATGGagagattagaaatgatatgaattGGTATTGttggggtatgatttcacctacttcactcttatgcatgTAAAATTTATGACTTCCTCATTGCTATGctaatgtcaatctactaactTACACAAACTCAATCCTTTGGTAGAGAGAGATTAGACTTACttattaaactccaatcccttggaaaacctaacaagttcatccgctttaagaattaagatttaagacaaccaaaggtccaagttctattcctagatacaatttcctttaggtgtttcatccagttctagattcacacaatattttctaatatcaagcaaaccaaaaatcatgctatggttgatcaaataataataagctttaacaatcaatgaaagaagcttatAATCATTAAGAACAGTTGCAATACATAAGAGTTTCatggttacatcattccccaacaaaaatGGAGTTAGCTCTCCATTTTCatggaagaaaatggaagaggtGGAGAcctaaggaagaagaagggagGGCAAAATGATCATTCCTTATGACCTTGTTTAGCTTCTAATAGTCTATACACTTCCTCCAATCGGTGACAGTTCTTGTCGGTATAAATTCATTCTTCTCATTACAAACAACTGTCATGCCACCCTTCTTAGGAACCACTTGTACTGGACTCACCGAAGCACTATCAGATATTGGGTATATAATTCCTGCTTTTAGATGCTTCAGAACTTCTTTTCTAACTTCCTCTTTCATCATAGGATTTAGTCTTCTTTGTGGTTGGGCCACCGTCTTGAAATCCTCCTCCATGAATATCCGATGCATACAATAAGAGGGACTTATCCCCTTCAGATCAGATATTGACCAGCCTACAAatcctttattatttttcaagaCTTCAACCAATTTATACTCTTAAGTAAGGGATAAGGAACTGCTAATAATCACCAGCTTGTTGCTACCCTCTTcaagaaaaacatacttcaaatggGAGGGCAACATTTTTAACCTaagtttcttttcttcaattttttcattaatcttTAAATCTTCAATCTTCACTTAATAAGGTGGGATCTCCTTCAACCCATCAAGATTGGTCAAACAttcttcaatcattttctctCCTTCCTCATTAAGAGATTGACAAGCATCAATAAGGGTCTTCGCAAGAGGGGATGATATATGCATTTCCTTCTCCACACTCATGCACACTTCCTCAAGTACATCAATTTGAAAGCATGCTTCATCATCATTTGGGTAGGACATGGCTTCAAAGACCTTGAAGTTTACTTCCTCATCTTGAACTCTTAACTTGAGTTTGCCATTATCTACATCAATAAGCACTCTTGCCATCTTCATGAAAGGCCTTCCAAGATGAGAGGAACTTCCATatcctcctccatctccattataACAAAATCCACCAGGAATAGAAATTTGTCAACCTTCATAAGCACATCCTCCACCATGCATTTCCCTCATATCCACCATGCATTTGTCCACCAAGGATGAGAGAAACTTGTCATATGCATTTTCCTCTCCACACTCATGCACACTTCCTCAAGTACATCAATTTGAAAGCATGCTTCATCATCATTTGGGTGGGACATGGCTTCAGAGACCTTGAAGTTTACTTCCTCAACTTGAACTCTTAACTTGAGTTTGCCATCATCTGCATCAATAAGCACTTTTGTCATCTTCATGAAAGGCCTTCCAAGGATGAGAGGAACTTCCATATCCTCATCCATCTCCATTTTAACAAAATCCACCAGGAATAGAAATTTGTCAACCTTCACAAGCACATCCTCCACCACTCCATGTGGGTATTTGATGGATCTGTCTACTAATTGTAGAGTCATTCGAGTAGATTTGAGTTGCAACTCTCCAATCTTCTTGAACATAGAGAagaacattaaattaatgcgAGCTCCTAAATCAATTAAAGCCTTTCCAATAGCCAACTTTCCTATagtgcatggaatagtgaagtTTCCCAGATCTTTGAACTTTGGTGGGAGAAGCTTTTGGATGATGGCATTGCAGTTTCCTTGCACTTCAATGGTTTCTTCTTCAATGTACTTCCTCATTTTAGTGAGCAACTCCTTCATGAATCTTGTATATGAAGGCCTTTGTTAGAGTGCCTTAGAGAAGGGTATACTAATCTTTAACTTtctcattttgttttctctcgatctttttttttctcatcattttcacTAACCTTACTCTTCTCTCCTCTCGTTTATTCTTTCACAtaatctctcttctcttttttatcGTTCTCTCTTTCTCTTGCAACAACTTTCCGCTTCTTGTAGCAATGGCCTTGcattcctccttagggttaacttcagtgtTGGCTACAAAATTCTTTTCTGATTTCTCCTCCAACTTCAGTGTTGGCCAACTAGTATTTCCAAGTTCCTAATGGAAGCTTCAGTGCTTTTGTGGTTAGAGATGGATACTTGCATGAATTATTGAAGTGTTTCCTCCAACTTTGAAGTCATGTCCGATAAGGAAGGATGTTGTTGATATTGTTGCGATAGTGGTTTATTTGATGGTCCAActtgtccttggcccatgcttgggtgaaGTCTCCAACCTTGGTTGTAATTGCCTTGGCGGCCTTGATTCCCCATGTAATTGACCTCTTCTTGAGACTTGGATTGCATGTCACATTGTCCATTTGGatgatctccaccacatagctcacAACCTTACTAAATGATGTTGAGCTCAAGAGACATTTTGGAGCTCTTTAGGAAGTTAAGAGAGCTTCTTCAATAAGGCCTCAAGTTGTTGACTTATTATCTTGTTTTGTGAAAACAAGGAATCTTGAGACTGTAGTTGaaaaacacctttttgttgaaattgagctcttCCATTttgaacttcattatcattaGCAGCCATATTCTCAATCAACTCATGTGCTTCTTTTGGTGTCTTCCATCTGATGTTTCCTCCAattgaggcatctaacatcaatttaattTGAGATTTAAGTCCTCAAAGGAACAAATTAAGCATTGTAGGTTCATCAAATCTATCAGTGGGAGTTTTCCGCAataggcctttgaatctatctCATCCTTGGCCTAAAGTTTCATTATTGTCCTGATGGAAGCAGCTTCACACTTCATGCTAGAGCAACCACGCACATCAAAATCAAGCAGTGGAATGGAAGGCTGAGTGATGTCTCTGGTGCACGCcaactgtttgatgaaaggTTCAATGGAGGTTTGGTGAGTGTGTAAGGTTTCtcaagctcagaaggccttccaaGGGGAAAGTAAGCTAGAGAAAAGAGTGCAGAAT
Protein-coding sequences here:
- the LOC108343020 gene encoding mitogen-activated protein kinase 20 isoform X1, yielding MDFFSEYGDANQFRIQEVIGKGSYGVVCSAIDTRTGEKVAIKKIHDIFEHISDAARILREIKLLRLLRHPDIVEIKHIMLPPSWKDFKDIYVVFELMESDLHQVIKANDDLTKEHYQFFLYQLLRALKYIHSANVYHRDLKPKNILANANCKLKICDFGLARVAFSDTPTTIFWTDYVATRWYRAPELCGSFYSKYTPAIDIWSIGCIFAEVLMGKPLFPGKNVVHQLDLMTDLLGTPSHDTISRVRNEKARRYLTSMRRKQPVPFSQKFPNANPLALRLLERLLAFDPKDRPTAEEALADPYFKGLAKVEKEPSCHPITKMEFEFERRRVTKEEIRELIFREILEYHPQLLKDCMNGNERTNFLYPSAVYQFRKQFAHLEENGKNGHVMPLERKHVSLPRSTIVHSNSNTIHPKDQTNIAACKNRPTAEECNRNSRETIILVPRSMQGPPRIPLAKPGKVVGPVVPYEYDNIVKDSYDPRSFIRGSVLPTQPVPPAYYYHQRSSNGNQERAATEADKSVPLQAKQHDQEQFGINAKRAPDIAINIDTNPFFMTRAGVNKLEQGDQIVIETNLLQPKTYGGSSAAAGATAHRKVGPVQYGMTRMF
- the LOC108343020 gene encoding mitogen-activated protein kinase 10 isoform X2, giving the protein MDFFSEYGDANQFRIQEVIGKGSYGVVCSAIDTRTGEKVAIKKIHDIFEHISDAARILREIKLLRLLRHPDIVEIKHIMLPPSWKDFKDIYVVFELMESDLHQVIKANDDLTKEHYQFFLYQLLRALKYIHSANVYHRDLKPKNILANANCKLKICDFGLARVAFSDTPTTIFWTDYVATRWYRAPELCGSFYSKYTPAIDIWSIGCIFAEVLMGKPLFPGKNVVHQLDLMTDLLGTPSHDTISRVRNEKARRYLTSMRRKQPVPFSQKFPNANPLALRLLERLLAFDPKDRPTAEEALADPYFKGLAKVEKEPSCHPITKMEFEFERRRVTKEEIRELIFREILEYHPQLLKDCMNGNERTNFLYPSAVYQFRKQFAHLEENGKNGHVMPLERKHVSLPRSTIVHSNSNTIHPKDQTNIAACKNRPTAEECNRNSRETIILVPRSMQGPPRIPLGRLSEVLCFLLNLFPQRTIIIRDPAMEIKKGLQQKLTRVCLCKQNNMIKNNLELMPRGHQI
- the LOC108343020 gene encoding mitogen-activated protein kinase 10 isoform X3, which codes for MDFFSEYGDANQFRIQEVIGKGSYGVVCSAIDTRTGEKVAIKKIHDIFEHISDAARILREIKLLRLLRHPDIVEIKHIMLPPSWKDFKDIYVVFELMESDLHQVIKANDDLTKEHYQFFLYQLLRALKYIHSANVYHRDLKPKNILANANCKLKICDFGLARVAFSDTPTTIFWTDYVATRWYRAPELCGSFYSKYTPAIDIWSIGCIFAEVLMGKPLFPGKNVVHQLDLMTDLLGTPSHDTISRVRNEKARRYLTSMRRKQPVPFSQKFPNANPLALRLLERLLAFDPKDRPTAEEALADPYFKGLAKVEKEPSCHPITKMEFEFERRRVTKEEIRELIFREILEYHPQLLKDCMNGNERTNFLYPSAVYQFRKQFAHLEENGKNGHVMPLERKHVSLPRSTIVHSNSNTIHPKDQTNIAACKNRPTAEECNRNSRETIILVPRSMQGPPRIPLEVLCFLLNLFPQRTIIIRDPAMEIKKGLQQKLTRVCLCKQNNMIKNNLELMPRGHQI
- the LOC108341624 gene encoding uncharacterized protein LOC108341624; protein product: MRKYIEEETIEVQGNCNAIIQKLLPPKFKDLGNFTIPCTIGKLAIGKALIDLGARINLMFFSMFKKIGELQLKSTRMTLQLVDRSIKYPHGVVEDVLVKVDKFLFLVDFVKMEMDEDMEVPLILGRPFMKMTKVLIDADDGKLKLRVQVEEVNFKVSEAMSHPNDDEACFQIDVLEEVCMSVERKMHMTSFSHPWWTNAWWI